A single uncultured Acetobacterium sp. DNA region contains:
- a CDS encoding MFS transporter produces MTNQNKKFNYGLIMAVYLLGIFMGALDTGIVTPARTVIQTNLLVDDKTGIWMITMYTLAYAASIPVMGKLADRFGRKYIYLLSIFLFGLGSLFCGLSQNFESFPMLLVARAVQAIGGGGIVPVATAEFGTTFPKEKRGMALGLVGGVYGIANIFGASAGSAILDLAGTANWQYIFYINVPVTIFILVAGLICLPNTRVENVKKIDIGGITIVTIMVLCVLYGLKNIDFFDFTNTFLSTSVYPFLIFFTLMLPVFILVEKKAEDPVINLSYFKNRNILITLVLSFITGVVIMGMIFVPQFCENAMKIATGKGGYYVIILGLFAGVGAPFSGKLIDKFGVKITLGFGFLVSVVGSLFLIFVTTNYPSTLTVVISLILMGLGIGFTMGTPINYMMLDNTKVEESNSALATVSLIRSIGTAVAPAIMVGFIAHAGLSVQTNVMNLLPTEVNVPTLPYAQELTDEFNQLKGNEAIGDKLANVTFPDLTANKTIEINMNADSGNEVPEDLVALMKESDVTTITENSKTFAQRMFAIMTSEPIAEINSGIDSGINGLNTGIAQLDGSIAELRAAYDGIGEGIAGMESAIASQQEALSQLESLRVTMADMMAAAAAQMATATPATGMPAGVTGPPASVSSAMGAGTVDVVSLIPESVRSQLPQSVLDELSDVKSIDDLDVKIGALESAIATLSDQVDSARASQAEMQVAIDSMADVKNQLTNMVNQMTIMKNAVPGAFETAKNDYLAAIDSRSTAIEDEFQRTLNNGFKQVYMTVAIASTLALIILAFYKKPSVLEIS; encoded by the coding sequence TGGCCGATCGCTTCGGTAGAAAATACATTTATCTGTTGAGTATCTTTCTTTTTGGATTGGGTTCATTATTTTGTGGTTTGTCACAGAATTTTGAAAGTTTTCCAATGCTATTGGTGGCCAGAGCGGTTCAGGCGATTGGCGGTGGTGGCATCGTGCCAGTGGCAACCGCTGAGTTTGGGACAACCTTTCCCAAAGAAAAGCGGGGAATGGCGCTTGGCTTAGTCGGCGGTGTCTACGGGATTGCCAATATTTTTGGCGCTTCAGCCGGCAGTGCCATTCTCGATCTGGCTGGAACAGCCAATTGGCAGTACATTTTTTATATCAATGTCCCGGTCACCATTTTTATTTTGGTGGCAGGACTGATTTGTCTGCCCAATACCCGAGTAGAAAATGTTAAAAAAATCGATATTGGCGGCATCACCATTGTAACCATTATGGTGCTTTGTGTCCTCTATGGGTTGAAGAACATTGACTTTTTTGACTTTACCAATACCTTTCTGAGTACCTCAGTCTATCCTTTCCTGATCTTTTTCACGCTGATGCTTCCGGTTTTTATTCTGGTTGAGAAAAAGGCCGAAGATCCAGTTATTAATTTATCCTATTTTAAAAACAGAAATATCTTAATCACCCTGGTTTTGTCATTTATTACCGGGGTGGTCATTATGGGGATGATTTTTGTGCCCCAGTTCTGTGAGAATGCCATGAAAATAGCAACTGGAAAAGGCGGCTATTATGTCATTATATTGGGTCTTTTTGCTGGTGTCGGAGCACCGTTTTCCGGTAAGCTCATCGATAAGTTCGGCGTAAAAATTACCCTCGGATTTGGTTTTCTGGTGTCTGTCGTCGGTTCGCTTTTTCTGATTTTTGTGACGACGAATTATCCCAGTACTCTGACAGTAGTGATCAGTTTGATTTTAATGGGGCTGGGGATTGGCTTTACCATGGGCACCCCGATCAATTATATGATGCTGGACAATACCAAAGTCGAGGAGTCTAATTCAGCTCTGGCAACCGTCTCGCTGATCCGATCCATCGGAACGGCGGTGGCACCGGCGATTATGGTTGGTTTTATTGCCCACGCCGGTCTATCGGTGCAGACCAATGTCATGAATCTGCTGCCAACTGAAGTAAATGTCCCGACCCTGCCATATGCCCAGGAGCTGACCGATGAATTCAATCAGTTAAAAGGGAATGAAGCCATTGGTGATAAACTGGCGAACGTCACCTTCCCGGATTTAACTGCCAATAAGACCATTGAAATCAATATGAATGCAGACAGTGGCAATGAGGTGCCTGAGGATCTGGTGGCGCTAATGAAGGAGTCAGACGTGACGACCATCACAGAAAACAGCAAAACATTCGCGCAGCGGATGTTTGCAATTATGACGTCGGAGCCCATCGCCGAGATCAATAGCGGCATTGATAGCGGCATCAATGGATTGAATACCGGAATAGCCCAATTGGATGGTAGCATCGCTGAACTCCGAGCGGCCTATGATGGCATTGGTGAGGGCATTGCCGGCATGGAATCGGCCATTGCTTCACAGCAAGAAGCCCTTTCTCAGCTTGAAAGTTTACGGGTGACGATGGCGGATATGATGGCGGCGGCAGCGGCACAAATGGCAACCGCGACACCGGCAACCGGGATGCCAGCCGGCGTAACGGGGCCTCCGGCATCAGTTTCCTCAGCCATGGGTGCTGGCACCGTGGATGTTGTCAGTTTGATTCCGGAAAGCGTTCGAAGCCAGCTGCCCCAATCAGTTCTGGATGAGCTCAGTGATGTCAAAAGTATTGATGATCTGGATGTGAAGATCGGGGCACTGGAAAGTGCCATTGCAACTTTGTCAGATCAGGTCGATTCAGCCCGGGCAAGTCAGGCCGAGATGCAGGTGGCCATTGATTCAATGGCAGATGTAAAAAATCAGTTAACCAATATGGTTAATCAGATGACAATCATGAAAAATGCCGTACCGGGAGCCTTTGAAACCGCAAAAAATGATTATTTGGCGGCGATTGACAGCCGCAGTACAGCAATTGAAGATGAATTCCAGAGAACGCTGAACAATGGCTTCAAGCAGGTGTATATGACGGTAGCCATCGCATCAACGTTAGCATTGATTATCCTGGCGTTTTATAAGAAACCGTCCGTGCTCGAAATATCTTAA
- a CDS encoding ABC-F family ATP-binding cassette domain-containing protein, producing the protein MSILNVENLSHGFGDRAIYNQVSFRLLKGEHIGLIGPNGEGKSTFMNIVTGKLMPDEGKVEWAKNVRIGYLDQHAVLQPGMTVRDVLTSAFDFLLDIESRIGFLYEKMAEDSPEEMEKSLEEVGDLQELLEFHDFYLVDSKVDEVGNALGLNDIGMDKDITELSGGQRTKVLLGKLLLEKPDILLLDEPTNYLDEQHIDWLRRYLNDYENAFILISHDLPFVNSVINLIYHMDNQKLTRYVGDYAKFQEVLEAKKVQEQAAYNKQQNEIADLKDFVARNKARVATRNMAMSRQKKLDKMDILELASEKPKPKFNFKEAGATGRRVFETQDLVIGYDEPLSKPLNLVMERKQKIVLKGTNGIGKTTLLKSILGLIPPVAGSVEQGEKLQIGYYEQEMDQDIRTSCIEEVWEEFPSLNQNEVRSALAHCGLTRKHIESMVRVLSGGEQAKVRLCKLINRETNILVLDEPTNHLDVDAKAELQRALTAYNGGILMVCHEPEFYESFVNEVWDCSQWTTKVF; encoded by the coding sequence ATGAGTATTTTAAATGTCGAAAATCTTTCTCATGGTTTTGGTGATCGGGCGATCTATAATCAGGTATCGTTCCGGTTGTTAAAGGGAGAGCATATCGGTTTAATTGGACCAAATGGAGAAGGTAAGTCAACCTTCATGAATATTGTTACCGGCAAGCTGATGCCGGATGAGGGTAAGGTGGAATGGGCCAAAAATGTCCGTATCGGCTACCTTGATCAGCATGCCGTTTTACAGCCGGGAATGACCGTTAGGGATGTGCTGACATCGGCCTTCGACTTTCTACTGGATATTGAAAGTCGGATTGGCTTTCTTTATGAAAAAATGGCGGAGGACAGCCCCGAAGAAATGGAAAAGAGCCTAGAAGAAGTAGGCGATCTCCAGGAATTATTGGAGTTTCATGATTTCTATCTGGTTGATTCAAAGGTGGATGAGGTGGGAAACGCATTAGGTCTCAACGACATCGGCATGGATAAAGATATCACCGAGCTCAGCGGTGGCCAACGAACTAAGGTACTGTTAGGGAAATTGCTGCTGGAAAAACCCGATATCCTGCTCTTGGATGAGCCCACCAACTATCTGGATGAACAGCATATTGACTGGTTAAGGCGCTATCTCAACGACTATGAAAATGCCTTCATTCTGATTTCTCATGATCTGCCCTTTGTTAATTCAGTCATTAATCTTATTTATCATATGGATAACCAGAAACTGACCCGTTATGTCGGGGATTATGCAAAATTCCAGGAAGTACTGGAAGCAAAAAAAGTCCAGGAACAGGCTGCCTACAATAAACAGCAAAATGAAATTGCTGATTTAAAAGATTTTGTGGCTCGCAACAAGGCGCGGGTCGCCACCCGGAATATGGCCATGTCCCGGCAGAAAAAACTGGACAAAATGGACATCCTCGAACTGGCATCTGAGAAGCCCAAACCAAAATTTAATTTTAAGGAAGCAGGGGCCACCGGTCGCCGGGTTTTTGAAACCCAGGATCTGGTCATCGGTTATGATGAACCACTATCGAAGCCGCTAAATTTAGTGATGGAGCGAAAACAGAAAATTGTTTTAAAGGGAACCAACGGCATTGGTAAAACAACTCTTTTAAAAAGTATTCTGGGACTGATTCCGCCAGTCGCCGGCTCTGTTGAGCAGGGCGAAAAACTGCAGATCGGCTATTATGAACAGGAAATGGATCAGGATATCCGCACCAGTTGCATTGAAGAAGTATGGGAAGAATTCCCATCGCTCAATCAAAATGAGGTGCGCTCGGCGCTGGCTCATTGCGGACTGACCCGAAAGCATATTGAGAGTATGGTCAGGGTTTTAAGTGGCGGGGAACAGGCTAAGGTGCGGTTATGCAAATTGATCAACCGTGAAACCAATATTCTGGTTCTCGATGAGCCCACCAACCATCTGGATGTGGACGCCAAAGCAGAGCTTCAGCGTGCATTAACCGCCTATAACGGCGGGATTCTGATGGTCTGCCATGAACCGGAATTCTATGAAAGCTTCGTCAATGAAGTTTGGGATTGCTCTCAGTGGACTACCAAAGTATTTTGA